From a single Bacillota bacterium genomic region:
- a CDS encoding CtsR family transcriptional regulator, whose protein sequence is MPNLTDYIEDYLKKLLALSTNQHIEIKRRELAGKFDCVPSQINYVLERRFSLARGYLVESRRGGSGCIRIYRIEPEQPDAWREVISILTDEEFEPSRLKHLIKRMYDDKIISRRESRLLEKIISDEIYLFAGLSREKTRKLQKRLFSDILEELLKTGY, encoded by the coding sequence ATGCCCAACCTTACCGATTATATAGAAGATTACTTGAAAAAACTGCTGGCTCTTAGCACTAACCAGCATATAGAGATCAAGAGGCGCGAGCTGGCCGGTAAATTTGATTGTGTTCCTTCTCAGATTAATTATGTTTTGGAACGACGTTTTTCGCTTGCAAGAGGATACCTGGTCGAGAGCAGGCGCGGGGGCAGCGGTTGCATCCGGATTTATCGTATTGAACCGGAACAACCAGATGCCTGGCGTGAGGTTATTTCAATCCTCACTGATGAAGAATTTGAACCTTCAAGGCTGAAGCATTTGATCAAACGAATGTATGATGACAAGATTATCTCAAGAAGGGAATCCCGCTTACTGGAAAAGATCATCAGTGATGAAATCTACCTGTTTGCCGGGTTAAGCAGGGAAAAGACAAGGAAATTACAGAAAAGGCTTTTCAGTGATATTCTTGAAGAGCTTCTGAAGACCGGATATTAA
- a CDS encoding MgtC/SapB family protein: protein MSIEYWETALRLLLAVILGGLIGLERESHRRPAGFRTHILVCAGSALIMMVSAYGFTGAIGQGYISDPGRIAAGVVTGIGFLGAGTIIQQRGSIQGLTTAATIWVVSGVGLAIGVGFYLGAILTTVFVLISLLTLRRFERYFFSRRRLKHLKIVALDQPGLLGRVGATLGDMMINIRRSEISDPESAEAGEDKVNIDLIVELPLETDLNNLFTRLYELNGILEIYWQNSIVRKN, encoded by the coding sequence ACAGCTCTCAGGTTATTGCTGGCTGTCATTCTCGGGGGTCTAATTGGGCTCGAACGTGAATCTCACAGGCGCCCGGCAGGCTTTCGCACCCATATTCTGGTCTGTGCCGGTTCTGCGCTGATCATGATGGTTTCCGCCTATGGATTTACCGGTGCTATCGGCCAGGGCTACATTTCAGATCCCGGGCGTATCGCTGCCGGGGTGGTAACCGGTATTGGCTTTCTCGGTGCGGGAACAATCATACAGCAGCGGGGTAGTATACAGGGTTTGACAACGGCAGCCACCATATGGGTTGTCAGCGGGGTTGGTCTGGCTATTGGGGTAGGTTTCTACCTGGGTGCAATTTTAACAACTGTTTTTGTTTTGATCAGCCTTCTAACCCTCAGGAGATTTGAAAGATATTTTTTTTCCCGGCGCCGCCTGAAACATCTTAAAATAGTTGCCCTTGATCAACCGGGTTTGCTGGGAAGAGTCGGTGCTACCCTTGGAGATATGATGATCAACATCCGCCGGAGCGAAATCAGCGATCCCGAGAGCGCTGAAGCGGGTGAAGATAAGGTTAATATTGATCTTATAGTTGAATTACCCCTTGAAACTGACTTAAACAATCTTTTTACTCGTTTATATGAACTGAATGGGATTCTTGAAATATATTGGCAAAACAGTATAGTCCGGAAGAACTAA